CCCCTCGGACGGGGAGGCGCTCGAGCTGGACGGCCGCCTGGAGGGGCTGGAGCTGCGCATGGTGGAGGCGCGCGAGGCGGTCTGGGCGGGCGCCACCGGCCTGCTGCCGGGCATCGTGCTGGAGAGCGGCCTGGCCGTCTCCGCCTACGGCGGACGCTGGAGCGGGCGGCGCGAGGGGACGCGCCCCTGGGGGCGCTTCCTGGGCGGCGACGGCGGCCTCTACGACCTGGGGCTCTCGGCGCTGCGGCGGGTGGCGGCGGCGCTGGAGGGGGCGGAGGGGCCCACCATGCTGGTGGAGAAGGTGCTCTCCGTCCTGCCCGACCCCACGGCCCGCGGCCTGGAGGCGGAGCTGGAGGCGGGCCTGGCCGCCCCGGAGCGCGCGGCCCGGCTGGCCTCCATCGTGGTGGACACCGCGCTGGAGGGCGACGCGGCGGCGCGCGAGCTGCTGGACCGCGCCGCCGACCGGCAGGCGCGGGTGGCCCGGGCGGTCCTCCTGCGCACGGGGATGGGGTATGCGCGGCCCCTGGTGGTGCCGCGGGGGGCGCTCTCGGAGGGGACGGGGCTCTTTGCCCACTTCCTCCGCCGCGCGGTGCGCGATCTGCTGCCGGGCGCCCTCCTGGCGACGGCGCGCTTCGAGCCGGCGGTGGGCGCCGCGCTCCTGCTCCTCGGGCTGGAGGCGGAGGAGCCGCAGCGCATGCTCCAGAGGCCGGCCTGGAGGGCGCTGGAGCTCTCCTGAGCGGCGGCGCGGCGGCCGGCCTGGACGGAAGGGGGCGGGGGCGACGGAGGAGGCGAGCTCCATCGAGCTGGTGGTGGTGACCGGGCTCTCCGGGGCGGGCAAGTCGGAGGCGCTCAAGTCGCTGGAGGACCTGGGCTACTTCTGCGTGGACAACCTGCCGCCGGCGCTCATCCCGGAGTTCATCCGCTTCCTGCCCGGCGGCGGCGAGGTGCGGCGCGTGGCGCTGGGCGTCGACATCCGCGGCGGCGTCTTCTTCGACTCGGTGCTGGAGTCGCTGGAGCAGGTGCGCGCGCAGGGGATCGAGCCGCAGATCCTCTACCTGGAGGCCAACGACGAGGTGCTGGTGCGGCGTTACAAGGAGACGCGCCGCCGCCATCCGCTGGCGCCGCACGGGCGGCTGGTGGACGGGCTCAACCGCGAGCGCGAGCGGCTGGCCGGCCTGCGCGCCCAGGCGCGCTGGGTGATCGACACCAGCGAGCTGACGCCGCGCCAGCTGCGGCGACGGCTGGCGGCGCTCTTCGGGCAGGAGGAGGGTCGCGGGCGGATGCTGGTCAACCTGGTCTCCTTCGGCTTCAAGTACGGCCTGCCGCAGGACGCCGACCTGGTCCTGGACGTCCGCTACCTGCCCAACCCCCAGTACGAGGAAGCGCTCCGCCTCCTCCCCGGCACCGACCCGCGCGTCCGCGACTTCCTGCTGGCGCAGGCGGAGACCGGCGAGTTCCTGGAACGCAGCTGGAAGTTCCTGGAGTTCCTCCTGCCCCGCTACGCCGGAGAGGGCAAGGAGCAGCTGACCGTCGGCATCGGCTGCACCGGCGGCCAGCACCGTTCGGTGGCGCTGGCGGTGGAGCTGGGCGAGCGGGTGCGGCGGGCCGGCTACCCGGTGACGGTGGAGCATCGCGACGTCCGCCGCGCCCTGGAGGAGAACCGCGCGCGCCGGGAGGGCGGCGCGTGAGCCGCGGCCGCGGGCCGGTGCGCGTGGTGGCCGTGGGCGGCGGCACCGGCCTCTCCACCCTGCTGCGCGGCCTGAAGGAGTACCCGGTGGAGATCACCGCCATCGTGGCCGTCACCGACGACGGCGGCTCGACGGGCCGGCTGCGCGACGAGATGGCCATCCCGGCGGTGGGTGACATCCGCAACTGCCTGGTGGCGCTGGCCGAGGCCGAGCCGGTCATGGCGGAGCTCTTCCAGTACCGCTTCCGCCGCGGCAGCCTGGCCGGCCACAGCTTCGGCAACCTGCTCATCGCCGCCCTGCACGAACTGCTGGGCGACTTCGGCGCCGCCGTGCGCGAGTCCAGCCGCATCCTGGCCGTGCGCGGGACGGTACTCCCCTCCACCACCGGCGACGTGACGCTCTGCGCCGAGCTGGAGGACGGGCGTCTCCTGCGCGGCGAGCAGGCCATCACCCGCGAGGGGCCGCGCATCCGGCGCCTGTGGATCGAGCCGGCCAGCCGGGCGCCGCGTGAGGCGGTGGAGGCGATCCTGGAGGCCGATCTGGTGGCGCTGGGGCCGGGCAGCCTTTTCACCAGCATCCTGCCCAACCTCCTGGTGCCCGGGCTGGGGGAGGCGCTCCGTGCCACCCGCGCCTGGCGCCTGCTGGTGGTCAACGTGATGACCCAGCCCGGCGAGACCGACGGCTTCGACGCGCTCGACC
Above is a genomic segment from Bacillota bacterium containing:
- the rapZ gene encoding RNase adapter RapZ, whose protein sequence is MELVVVTGLSGAGKSEALKSLEDLGYFCVDNLPPALIPEFIRFLPGGGEVRRVALGVDIRGGVFFDSVLESLEQVRAQGIEPQILYLEANDEVLVRRYKETRRRHPLAPHGRLVDGLNRERERLAGLRAQARWVIDTSELTPRQLRRRLAALFGQEEGRGRMLVNLVSFGFKYGLPQDADLVLDVRYLPNPQYEEALRLLPGTDPRVRDFLLAQAETGEFLERSWKFLEFLLPRYAGEGKEQLTVGIGCTGGQHRSVALAVELGERVRRAGYPVTVEHRDVRRALEENRARREGGA
- a CDS encoding YvcK family protein, with product MSRGRGPVRVVAVGGGTGLSTLLRGLKEYPVEITAIVAVTDDGGSTGRLRDEMAIPAVGDIRNCLVALAEAEPVMAELFQYRFRRGSLAGHSFGNLLIAALHELLGDFGAAVRESSRILAVRGTVLPSTTGDVTLCAELEDGRLLRGEQAITREGPRIRRLWIEPASRAPREAVEAILEADLVALGPGSLFTSILPNLLVPGLGEALRATRAWRLLVVNVMTQPGETDGFDALDHLEAVRRHAGDVVDALLVNNGRPDPRALERYRAQGSELVAFDLPALVSRGVRVRVADLLQAGDLIRHDPAKLGQRLLHEAVRARRRRRAGGA